A single genomic interval of Alteromonas sp. CI.11.F.A3 harbors:
- a CDS encoding sigma-54 dependent transcriptional regulator, with the protein MSKTTILIVEDDAGLREALYDTLLLGDYDVVDADCAEAALMVLAGRKIDLVVSDIQMGEMSGLALLKSIKTKYPQLPVLLMTAYATIDDAVQAMRDGATDYLSKPFAPEVLLNLVGRYAPAQKVESCTPIVADPSSLKLLELSRKVAKSEATVMVLGPSGSGKEVLSRYIHDQSSRADAPFVAINCAAIPENMLEATLFGYEKGAFTGAVQACPGKFEQAQGGTLLLDEITEMDLALQAKLLRVIQEREVERLGGRKTIKLDVRVIATSNRDLRKAVELGNFREDLYYRLNVFPITWRPLAERPGDIVPLAEHLINRHTSVQGLGNVRLSAAARNKLAQYTWPGNVRELENVIQRALILCEDGSIESGDLMIDMAVHEEMEVKQDEPEDNSRLGSELRQQEHQIILDTLTLCNGKRKDVAEKLGISPRTLRYKLARMREDGIELPA; encoded by the coding sequence ATGTCTAAAACAACTATTCTTATCGTGGAAGACGATGCTGGATTACGCGAAGCGTTGTACGACACCTTATTACTAGGCGATTACGATGTTGTGGATGCCGACTGTGCCGAGGCTGCGCTAATGGTATTAGCGGGGAGAAAGATAGATCTTGTGGTAAGTGATATCCAAATGGGTGAAATGAGTGGGCTTGCTTTACTAAAAAGCATCAAGACGAAATACCCTCAACTTCCGGTGTTATTAATGACAGCGTATGCCACCATTGATGACGCCGTGCAGGCCATGCGAGATGGGGCTACTGATTATTTGTCCAAACCATTCGCCCCTGAAGTGCTACTTAATCTTGTTGGACGCTATGCGCCTGCTCAAAAAGTAGAATCTTGCACGCCTATAGTAGCTGACCCTTCAAGTTTAAAATTACTCGAATTATCAAGAAAAGTGGCGAAGTCAGAAGCGACCGTAATGGTGCTTGGGCCAAGTGGTTCTGGTAAGGAAGTACTTTCTCGCTATATACACGACCAGTCTTCTCGCGCAGATGCACCTTTTGTGGCCATTAACTGCGCAGCTATTCCTGAAAACATGCTTGAAGCTACCTTATTTGGTTATGAAAAAGGCGCGTTTACTGGCGCTGTTCAAGCTTGCCCAGGTAAGTTTGAACAAGCCCAGGGCGGAACGCTATTATTAGATGAAATTACCGAAATGGATTTAGCGCTTCAGGCGAAACTACTTCGTGTTATTCAAGAGCGTGAAGTAGAGCGGCTTGGTGGTCGTAAAACAATTAAATTAGATGTGCGGGTTATTGCAACCAGTAACCGAGATTTACGTAAAGCGGTAGAGCTTGGAAACTTCCGAGAAGATTTATATTACCGTTTAAATGTGTTTCCTATTACATGGCGTCCGCTCGCGGAACGTCCAGGTGATATTGTACCGCTCGCTGAACACCTTATTAATCGTCACACGAGTGTGCAAGGTTTAGGTAATGTACGTCTCAGTGCAGCGGCACGAAATAAGTTGGCGCAATACACATGGCCAGGTAACGTGCGAGAGCTTGAAAACGTTATTCAGCGGGCGCTTATACTGTGTGAAGACGGCAGTATAGAGTCTGGTGACTTGATGATTGATATGGCCGTGCATGAGGAGATGGAAGTAAAGCAGGATGAGCCAGAAGACAATAGTCGCTTAGGCTCGGAGCTTCGCCAGCAGGAGCATCAAATTATTCTTGATACACTTACCCTGTGCAACGGTAAGCGTAAAGATGTAGCTGAAAAGCTAGGTATTAGCCCTCGAACCTTACGCTATAAGTTAGCCAGAATGCGTGAAGATGGGATTGAATTACCGGCCTAA
- a CDS encoding flagellin — protein sequence MLKVDSDIGSSLLQQVQEKQNTLLEKLASGKEINSASDGAAAQQIIDRLTSEVEGNRQAVNNVYDGISLAQVAEGGLSNINDDVNRIRELTIQSGNGILSDGDRQALQSEISQLQENISFTIEQTNFAGKPLLSDNGALSFQVGANAGNSVDVKTQDIGSQLSDVLSIDLTSGSSVDDALNATDEAIEILGGARGDLGATQNSLASTARNLTQSNVNTAEARSRIQDLDYAQASSQQAANDVQGQAALTVQAQANQQQGQVLALLS from the coding sequence ATGTTGAAAGTTGATTCTGACATCGGCAGTTCGCTTCTTCAGCAAGTACAAGAAAAGCAAAATACGCTTTTGGAAAAACTTGCGTCCGGAAAAGAAATTAATAGCGCATCAGACGGCGCCGCTGCCCAGCAAATTATTGACCGTTTAACCTCTGAGGTTGAAGGCAATCGTCAGGCTGTGAACAACGTTTATGACGGCATATCGTTAGCTCAAGTCGCTGAAGGCGGGTTGAGTAACATCAACGATGATGTGAATCGTATACGCGAACTTACTATTCAGTCAGGTAATGGCATTTTAAGCGACGGCGACCGTCAAGCGCTGCAATCTGAAATATCACAGCTTCAAGAAAATATTAGCTTTACCATTGAGCAAACCAATTTTGCAGGTAAACCCTTGTTGTCTGACAATGGCGCGTTGAGTTTTCAAGTTGGGGCGAATGCTGGCAATTCAGTTGACGTTAAAACCCAAGATATTGGCAGCCAGCTATCAGACGTTCTTTCTATCGATTTAACCTCTGGTAGCAGTGTTGATGATGCGTTAAACGCTACCGACGAAGCGATTGAAATTTTAGGTGGTGCACGTGGCGATTTAGGCGCTACGCAAAATAGTTTGGCTAGTACTGCTCGAAATTTAACCCAATCCAATGTAAACACGGCAGAAGCGCGTAGCCGAATTCAAGATTTAGATTACGCTCAAGCAAGCTCTCAACAAGCGGCAAATGATGTGCAAGGACAAGCGGCTTTAACGGTTCAAGCCCAAGCTAATCAGCAGCAAGGGCAGGTTTTGGCGTTGCTCAGTTAA
- the fliF gene encoding flagellar basal-body MS-ring/collar protein FliF gives MAEATGTNLTVNDPSMGNDSEPENKSGFMDTLGSADMMRQMALVVVLVICVAIAVFILIWAQEPDFRPLAKMETQELIETLDYMDANQIEYRLEGNTVYVRSDEFQTIRLGMTRQGLTGSSDAGTDIIMQDMGFGVSQRVEMERLKHAREQQIAATIEDISSIQKARVLLAMPKENVFARREKKASATVVLTAKRGKVIAGEEVDSVIDIVASAVQNMEPSAVTVTDSNGRLLNSGSQDSLSARARKEYEIERQREQEYLEKIDAILIPVLGIGNYTAQADVSMDFTALEQTQRSYNPDLPAVRSEMINEQNSVGGGAMGIPGALTNQPPLDSNIPENPEAGAQATLPGSTSKVSTRNYELDTTISHTKKQSGVIRRLSVSVAVDYLQVTGEDGTTSAEPRNQEALLNIRRLLQGGVGFDVTRGDSLEVVSVPFTRMDDGIVEDAPIWEQPAFLPILKLVIGGLVIIVLIIFVIRPMLRRLINPDESKEADDFDADEGLDLGDETISMLSTDFDEGQVGFAADGSLMLPDLHKDEDVLKAVRALVANEPELSAQVVKGWLMQDE, from the coding sequence ATGGCTGAAGCAACAGGCACAAATTTAACCGTTAACGACCCTTCCATGGGGAACGATAGCGAGCCTGAGAATAAATCAGGATTCATGGATACCTTAGGCAGTGCAGACATGATGCGCCAAATGGCGTTAGTGGTAGTGCTTGTCATTTGTGTCGCCATTGCAGTCTTCATACTAATTTGGGCGCAAGAGCCTGATTTTCGTCCGTTAGCAAAAATGGAAACCCAAGAGCTTATTGAAACCTTGGATTACATGGACGCTAACCAAATTGAATATCGTTTAGAGGGAAATACGGTATACGTTCGAAGCGACGAATTTCAAACTATACGTTTAGGCATGACGCGTCAGGGCTTAACCGGCTCTTCTGATGCTGGAACCGATATTATCATGCAGGACATGGGATTCGGTGTAAGTCAGCGGGTAGAGATGGAACGCTTGAAACACGCCCGTGAGCAACAAATCGCTGCGACTATTGAAGATATCTCAAGTATACAAAAAGCTCGGGTTCTATTGGCGATGCCAAAAGAAAATGTGTTTGCTCGCCGTGAGAAAAAAGCCTCGGCTACTGTAGTACTAACCGCCAAGCGCGGCAAAGTGATTGCAGGAGAGGAAGTTGACTCAGTTATCGATATCGTGGCGTCAGCGGTACAAAACATGGAGCCTTCTGCGGTAACGGTTACCGATAGCAATGGCCGGTTACTAAATTCGGGTTCACAAGACTCACTAAGCGCTCGAGCAAGAAAAGAATATGAAATTGAAAGGCAGCGTGAACAAGAATACCTTGAAAAAATTGATGCTATTCTTATTCCAGTTCTAGGCATCGGTAATTACACCGCGCAAGCGGATGTCAGTATGGATTTTACTGCGCTTGAGCAAACTCAGCGCAGTTATAACCCTGATTTACCTGCTGTTCGTAGCGAAATGATCAACGAACAAAATAGCGTGGGTGGTGGTGCCATGGGTATTCCTGGTGCGCTAACTAACCAACCTCCGTTAGACTCAAATATTCCTGAAAATCCAGAAGCAGGTGCACAAGCTACGTTGCCAGGCAGCACATCGAAAGTCTCTACTCGAAACTACGAGCTGGACACCACCATTAGTCATACCAAAAAACAAAGTGGCGTAATCCGCAGGTTAAGCGTATCGGTGGCGGTAGACTATCTTCAAGTTACTGGTGAAGATGGCACTACCTCGGCAGAGCCTCGTAATCAAGAAGCCTTGCTAAACATTCGCCGTCTGCTACAAGGTGGTGTTGGGTTTGACGTGACCCGTGGCGATTCGTTAGAAGTCGTGAGTGTGCCTTTCACCCGTATGGATGATGGTATTGTTGAAGATGCGCCAATATGGGAACAGCCTGCATTTTTGCCTATACTTAAGCTAGTTATTGGTGGTTTGGTTATTATCGTGCTTATCATCTTTGTGATAAGACCAATGCTACGTCGCTTGATTAACCCAGATGAGTCGAAAGAAGCGGATGACTTTGATGCAGACGAAGGCCTGGATCTTGGTGACGAAACCATTAGTATGCTATCTACTGATTTCGATGAAGGTCAAGTGGGCTTTGCGGCAGATGGCTCACTAATGCTGCCAGATTTACATAAAGATGAAGACGTATTAAAAGCGGTTCGTGCACTGGTTGCGAACGAACCTGAATTGTCAGCCCAGGTTGTTAAGGGCTGGCTGATGCAAGATGAGTAA
- the fliJ gene encoding flagellar export protein FliJ, with translation MSKQLERLAEFEREREQRIAQMFQQAQQNVMQQKQKLTSLEQYRIDYLKGIQQTGKAGVTATHYQQHLSFVGKLDKACEQQMNVIAQANMAADQRKQLWLKQQQKVKAVELLLNKRHLAKVAKEARAEQAMMDEFAMQKFFRSGKTFF, from the coding sequence ATGTCTAAACAATTAGAACGCCTCGCTGAATTTGAACGAGAAAGAGAGCAACGCATTGCGCAAATGTTCCAACAAGCACAGCAGAATGTGATGCAACAGAAACAAAAGCTCACCAGCCTTGAGCAATATAGAATTGATTACTTAAAGGGCATTCAGCAAACCGGCAAAGCGGGTGTAACTGCTACCCATTATCAACAGCATTTGTCGTTTGTAGGCAAATTAGATAAGGCCTGCGAGCAGCAAATGAATGTCATTGCACAAGCGAATATGGCCGCCGATCAGCGTAAACAGCTTTGGCTAAAGCAGCAGCAAAAAGTAAAAGCAGTAGAGTTGTTACTTAATAAACGTCATTTAGCTAAAGTGGCAAAAGAAGCGAGGGCAGAACAAGCTATGATGGACGAATTTGCCATGCAGAAATTTTTTAGAAGTGGAAAAACCTTTTTCTAG
- the fliH gene encoding flagellar assembly protein FliH yields MSSNKGFSDDELSDAKPWDLPFVEQPEKPQDKDKTNALNFRSDWKYEPPEEEEAEILPPTAQEIEAIRQAAHDEGYGQGKAQGFEEGKAEGLALGLNEGRESGHAEGLEQGLEEGKGLISSQVEVWQQLIEKLHTPLSQANDETRDQLVKLAVTLAKSVIKTEITSNEQVILQALSEGMKALPVNQTRYQIHMHPDDIALVTEHYSEATLKEKDWQFIEAPTMERGGCDIATEQNAVDVSIERRCRDVIDKFMVNQGLSDD; encoded by the coding sequence ATGTCATCAAATAAAGGCTTCAGCGACGACGAATTAAGCGATGCAAAACCTTGGGATTTGCCCTTCGTTGAACAGCCCGAAAAGCCACAAGATAAAGATAAAACCAACGCGCTAAATTTCCGTTCAGATTGGAAATACGAGCCACCAGAAGAGGAAGAGGCTGAAATCCTTCCTCCTACTGCACAAGAAATCGAAGCTATTAGACAAGCTGCTCACGATGAAGGCTACGGACAAGGCAAAGCGCAAGGTTTTGAAGAAGGGAAAGCCGAAGGCCTAGCGCTAGGACTTAATGAAGGTCGTGAGTCTGGACATGCTGAGGGGCTTGAGCAAGGATTAGAAGAAGGTAAGGGCTTAATTTCCTCGCAAGTTGAAGTTTGGCAGCAACTTATTGAAAAACTTCATACGCCATTATCACAAGCTAACGACGAAACCCGCGATCAGCTGGTTAAGCTTGCAGTTACTCTTGCTAAATCTGTAATCAAAACCGAAATTACGTCAAACGAGCAAGTGATTTTACAAGCGCTTAGCGAAGGAATGAAAGCTCTGCCGGTTAATCAAACTCGGTATCAAATTCATATGCATCCGGATGATATAGCGCTAGTTACCGAACATTATTCCGAAGCTACGTTAAAAGAGAAAGATTGGCAGTTCATTGAAGCGCCTACTATGGAGCGAGGTGGCTGTGATATTGCGACTGAACAAAACGCTGTAGATGTTTCAATAGAACGCCGCTGTCGCGATGTCATCGACAAATTTATGGTTAATCAGGGGTTATCAGATGACTAG
- a CDS encoding sensor histidine kinase, with protein sequence MIFDSTHDSSTSSSEQFTSSYDVPSVEHALEAATPSYVSEAEVSSLRRQASRLENLLQVMPAGVIVIDGKGVVRQANDLAKALLGEPLEEQVWRSIISRSFNPRADDGHEVSLVDGRRVKLSITPLEDEPGQLIVITDLTETRRLQASVSHMQRLSSLGKMVASLAHQIRTPLSAAMLYAANLTRKDLPQHASEQFARKMTDRLKELESQVNDMLLFAKSGEQQVVNTLSLASLREAIEPNAQTITAQHAQKITFNGFDSTDALITGNLTALQGAVLNLIQNASQVTPKGYTVSINAVVHEDSVLLCVNDKGPGVPNTLINKIFEPFFTTKTHGTGLGLAVVKSVAKAHNGSLSVVNLNEGGACFTLSLPCNTHAIGQHNKPHSNVA encoded by the coding sequence ATGATTTTTGATAGCACACACGACAGCAGTACTTCATCTTCTGAACAATTCACATCATCTTACGATGTGCCTAGTGTCGAGCATGCGCTTGAGGCTGCAACACCGTCGTATGTGAGTGAAGCAGAAGTCAGTTCACTTCGTCGCCAAGCCAGTCGTTTGGAGAACTTGCTTCAAGTCATGCCTGCAGGCGTCATCGTTATTGACGGCAAAGGGGTTGTACGTCAAGCCAATGATTTAGCTAAAGCATTACTGGGCGAGCCGCTAGAAGAACAAGTATGGCGTAGCATCATTTCTCGCTCATTTAACCCGCGTGCAGACGATGGTCATGAAGTGTCATTGGTAGATGGTCGTCGCGTTAAACTTTCTATAACGCCACTAGAAGACGAGCCAGGGCAGCTTATTGTAATTACAGACTTGACGGAAACCCGTCGGCTTCAAGCCAGTGTCAGTCATATGCAGCGTTTATCTTCATTAGGCAAAATGGTGGCATCGCTTGCGCATCAGATTCGCACGCCTTTATCAGCAGCTATGCTCTATGCCGCTAATTTAACGCGAAAAGATTTACCGCAACATGCATCTGAGCAATTTGCTCGAAAGATGACAGACAGGCTTAAAGAGTTAGAAAGCCAAGTTAATGACATGCTGCTGTTTGCCAAATCCGGCGAGCAACAAGTGGTGAATACCTTATCGCTTGCCAGTTTGCGAGAAGCTATTGAGCCCAACGCGCAAACTATCACCGCGCAGCATGCACAAAAAATTACTTTTAATGGCTTCGATTCAACCGATGCACTTATCACGGGCAACCTCACTGCGCTACAAGGTGCTGTGTTGAACCTTATCCAAAATGCGAGTCAGGTTACGCCCAAGGGTTACACGGTGTCGATTAATGCGGTAGTACATGAAGATAGCGTACTGCTTTGCGTTAATGATAAGGGGCCTGGTGTACCAAATACCTTAATCAATAAAATATTCGAGCCGTTTTTTACCACCAAAACCCATGGCACAGGGCTGGGGTTAGCCGTGGTGAAATCGGTAGCTAAAGCACATAACGGCTCGCTTAGCGTGGTAAATCTTAATGAAGGTGGTGCCTGCTTTACGCTTTCATTACCTTGTAATACTCATGCTATCGGGCAACACAATAAGCCTCACTCAAATGTCGCTTAA
- the fliI gene encoding flagellar protein export ATPase FliI — MTSPWHAHFDSLQKQVSSPPIVAAGKLVRGIGLTLEAVGCQLPVGSQCLVQTIEGEIEAEVVGFGADITYLMPTEAVRGIVPGSRVMPLNRQSGLAVGMGLLGRVVDGNGNPLDGLGEIQTETRVPTTRPPINPLIRRAITQPMDVGVRAINALNTVGVGQRMGLFAGSGVGKSVLLGMMTRGCEADVVVVGLVGERGREVKEFIHDILTEEERARAVVVAAPADTSPLMRLKGCETAVTIAEYFRDQGLKVLLLIDSLTRYAMAQREIALAVGEPPATKGYPPSVFARLPALVERAGNGSEKQGSITAFYTVLTEGDDLQDPIADAARAILDGHVVLSRTLADSGHYPAIDIEASISRVMPMVVSDEHQQMARRVRQVYSNYKQNQDLISIGAYAKGSDPRIDLAIRAEPAINAFLQQGMKNVLPYDECLEGMAALAKGLGQG, encoded by the coding sequence ATGACTAGCCCTTGGCATGCCCATTTTGACAGCTTGCAGAAACAAGTGTCATCACCGCCTATTGTGGCGGCAGGTAAACTTGTCAGAGGCATAGGCCTTACCCTAGAAGCTGTTGGGTGCCAACTACCAGTCGGTAGTCAGTGCCTTGTGCAAACCATTGAAGGCGAAATTGAGGCCGAAGTGGTGGGGTTTGGCGCCGATATTACTTATCTCATGCCCACCGAAGCAGTGCGGGGCATAGTACCCGGAAGTCGGGTAATGCCGCTCAACCGACAAAGTGGCCTTGCCGTTGGCATGGGGCTGTTGGGTCGTGTGGTTGACGGTAATGGCAACCCGCTAGATGGGCTTGGCGAAATTCAAACTGAAACCCGCGTACCTACTACGCGCCCCCCTATTAACCCGTTAATTCGCCGTGCCATTACTCAGCCTATGGATGTGGGTGTTCGCGCTATTAATGCACTAAATACCGTTGGCGTAGGTCAACGCATGGGGCTTTTTGCAGGTAGTGGCGTGGGGAAAAGTGTTTTACTCGGTATGATGACCCGTGGCTGCGAAGCCGATGTGGTTGTGGTTGGCTTGGTGGGAGAACGGGGCCGAGAAGTAAAAGAGTTCATCCACGATATCTTAACCGAAGAAGAGCGCGCACGTGCGGTAGTGGTAGCAGCACCGGCTGATACTTCACCATTAATGCGCTTAAAGGGCTGCGAAACGGCAGTCACCATTGCTGAATACTTTCGTGATCAGGGCTTAAAAGTTTTACTGCTTATCGATTCTTTAACTCGCTATGCCATGGCGCAACGTGAAATTGCATTAGCGGTGGGAGAGCCTCCCGCCACAAAAGGGTATCCGCCTTCGGTATTTGCCCGATTACCTGCATTGGTAGAAAGGGCGGGTAACGGTAGTGAGAAGCAAGGGTCTATTACTGCCTTTTACACGGTACTTACCGAAGGTGACGATTTACAAGATCCCATTGCCGATGCCGCACGGGCTATTTTAGATGGTCACGTTGTGCTATCACGGACTCTCGCCGACAGTGGTCATTACCCCGCCATCGATATTGAAGCCTCTATCAGCCGTGTTATGCCGATGGTGGTCAGCGATGAACATCAACAGATGGCACGAAGAGTAAGACAAGTTTATTCAAACTATAAACAAAACCAAGATCTTATATCCATTGGTGCTTATGCCAAAGGTTCAGATCCTCGTATCGATTTAGCCATTCGTGCAGAGCCTGCAATTAATGCATTCCTGCAACAAGGCATGAAGAACGTATTGCCTTACGATGAATGTCTAGAAGGCATGGCGGCATTAGCGAAAGGCCTAGGGCAAGGGTAA
- the fliE gene encoding flagellar hook-basal body complex protein FliE, whose product MDVKANSLYQEMQSMIGQTRMPANELQPSNEINPSANEFSTMLKQAVDGVNGMQLESKDLQQRFEMGDKSLSLAEVMLTKEKAGIAFEATVQVRNKVLEAYKTIMNMPV is encoded by the coding sequence ATGGACGTTAAAGCCAATAGTTTGTACCAAGAAATGCAAAGCATGATTGGGCAAACTCGTATGCCTGCAAACGAACTTCAACCATCAAACGAGATTAATCCCTCGGCCAACGAGTTCTCTACCATGCTTAAGCAAGCGGTAGATGGGGTTAATGGTATGCAATTAGAATCTAAAGATTTACAGCAGCGGTTTGAAATGGGTGATAAGTCACTAAGCCTTGCCGAAGTTATGCTAACTAAAGAAAAAGCAGGCATAGCTTTTGAGGCCACAGTGCAAGTACGTAACAAGGTACTTGAAGCTTATAAAACCATTATGAACATGCCGGTGTAG
- a CDS encoding sigma-54 dependent transcriptional regulator codes for MKDILLVSDSQELIHSLETIVTFLGESCQSRGLSDCESYLKEKGADAVLIEYASPSVINSLVARFPHIPFVAILHSNGEVAASCNLVSVITLPLTYPVLTQSIHRCQEYSRRKPGKTRAGGSKTRLFRSLVGKSDEIQIVRRLVEQVAPTEATVLILGESGTGKEVVARNVHFLSERKDGPFIPVNCGAIPGELLESELFGHEKGAFTGAISARKGRFELAEGGTLFLDEIGDMPLQMQVKLLRVLQERIYERVGGSKPLQCNVRIIAATHRHLETMIKEDKFREDLYYRLNVFPIDSPALRQRKDDIPLLLQELNSRIQGDGVESVRFTERAIASLMEHNWAGNVRELSNLVERLSILYPGQIVDVADLPEKYQYGEIQAYEPDYPEELLERDAFNALFAESASQEHFDEPEEESSLPLSSALPEEGVNLKEYLSELEITLIRQALEQQEWVVARAADKLGMRRTTLVEKMRKYDIQRMEEV; via the coding sequence ATGAAGGATATTTTGCTGGTTAGTGATAGCCAGGAACTAATTCATAGCTTAGAAACCATAGTCACCTTTTTGGGAGAGTCGTGTCAGTCACGAGGGCTTTCTGACTGTGAAAGTTACCTGAAAGAAAAGGGCGCAGATGCGGTGCTTATTGAGTACGCGTCGCCGTCAGTGATAAATTCACTGGTTGCTCGTTTTCCACACATACCATTCGTTGCCATTTTACATTCAAATGGCGAAGTGGCCGCGTCGTGCAATTTAGTCAGCGTGATCACTTTACCGCTTACTTACCCAGTACTTACGCAATCAATTCACCGATGCCAAGAATATAGCCGCAGAAAGCCGGGTAAAACACGCGCTGGTGGTTCTAAAACTCGGCTGTTTAGAAGTTTGGTGGGTAAAAGCGACGAGATTCAGATAGTACGCCGTTTAGTAGAGCAAGTAGCTCCAACAGAGGCTACAGTGCTAATTTTGGGTGAATCTGGTACAGGTAAAGAAGTGGTGGCACGTAATGTACATTTCTTGTCAGAACGTAAAGATGGCCCTTTTATCCCGGTTAACTGCGGTGCTATTCCCGGCGAGCTTCTTGAAAGTGAATTGTTTGGTCACGAAAAAGGCGCGTTTACCGGTGCGATAAGTGCTCGTAAAGGCCGTTTTGAGTTAGCCGAAGGCGGAACATTATTTCTAGATGAAATTGGCGACATGCCGTTGCAGATGCAAGTCAAACTGCTTCGGGTGCTGCAAGAGCGTATTTATGAGCGAGTAGGTGGCAGTAAGCCTCTACAGTGCAATGTTCGTATTATTGCGGCTACCCATCGTCATCTAGAAACTATGATCAAAGAAGATAAGTTTCGTGAAGATCTCTATTACCGCTTAAATGTGTTCCCTATCGATAGCCCTGCACTGCGTCAACGCAAAGATGACATTCCTTTGCTATTGCAAGAACTCAATAGTCGTATTCAAGGTGATGGTGTAGAAAGCGTACGTTTCACTGAGCGCGCCATTGCATCGTTGATGGAGCATAACTGGGCAGGTAACGTACGAGAGCTATCAAACCTTGTTGAGCGTTTAAGTATTTTATATCCAGGTCAAATCGTTGATGTGGCCGACCTTCCAGAGAAATACCAGTACGGTGAAATTCAAGCGTACGAACCAGATTACCCTGAAGAATTGCTAGAGCGAGATGCCTTTAATGCACTTTTTGCTGAATCAGCCTCTCAAGAACACTTTGATGAACCTGAGGAAGAAAGCAGTTTGCCGCTTTCCTCTGCGTTGCCTGAGGAAGGGGTTAATCTAAAAGAATACTTATCTGAACTTGAAATTACCCTCATTCGCCAAGCCTTAGAACAACAAGAATGGGTTGTCGCTCGCGCTGCAGATAAGCTAGGAATGCGCAGAACCACCCTTGTTGAGAAAATGCGTAAGTACGATATTCAGCGTATGGAAGAAGTTTAA
- the fliG gene encoding flagellar motor switch protein FliG, which produces MAEELATTEEASYDVSKLEGVEKAAILLLSLSEEDAAQILKHLEPKQVQKLGSEMAKVDDMTQTKITSVHKHFIEEIQNYSTIGFQSQDFVKRALTAALGEDKAANLIDQILMGSGAKGLDSLKWMDSKQVASIIRNEHPQIQTIVLSYLEPEQSAEILAQFPEKVRLDLLMRIANLEEVQPAALQELNEIMEKQFAGQAGTQAAKMGGLKSAANIMNYLDTAIEGQLMDAIREQDEEMSQQIQDLMFVFDNLVDVDDKGIQAILREVQQDALLKSIKGADEELKNKIMKNMSKRAAEMLNDDLEALGPVRISEVETAQKEILSVARRLSDSGEIMLGGGGGEEFL; this is translated from the coding sequence ATGGCTGAAGAACTTGCCACTACTGAAGAAGCGTCCTATGACGTCAGTAAGTTAGAAGGGGTTGAAAAAGCCGCTATCTTGCTTCTGAGTTTGTCTGAAGAAGACGCTGCACAAATTTTAAAACATCTTGAGCCAAAGCAAGTTCAAAAGCTGGGCTCTGAGATGGCAAAAGTAGATGATATGACACAGACAAAAATTACGTCTGTGCATAAACACTTTATTGAAGAGATTCAAAACTACAGTACTATCGGCTTCCAAAGCCAAGACTTTGTTAAGCGAGCCCTTACCGCTGCATTAGGTGAAGATAAAGCGGCTAACTTAATTGACCAAATTCTGATGGGAAGTGGGGCGAAAGGTCTCGATTCGTTGAAGTGGATGGACTCGAAGCAAGTAGCCAGTATCATCCGAAACGAACACCCTCAGATTCAAACTATTGTATTGTCGTACTTAGAGCCAGAACAGAGTGCCGAAATATTGGCACAGTTCCCAGAAAAAGTACGCTTAGACTTACTTATGCGTATTGCGAACCTTGAAGAAGTTCAGCCTGCTGCACTGCAAGAGCTTAACGAAATCATGGAGAAACAGTTCGCCGGTCAAGCGGGTACGCAAGCGGCTAAAATGGGCGGCCTGAAATCTGCTGCGAACATCATGAACTACCTTGATACCGCTATTGAAGGTCAGTTGATGGATGCTATCCGTGAACAAGACGAAGAAATGAGTCAGCAAATTCAAGATCTCATGTTCGTATTCGACAACTTAGTCGATGTAGACGACAAAGGTATTCAAGCTATCTTGCGCGAAGTGCAACAAGATGCGCTGCTTAAGTCGATTAAAGGTGCGGACGAAGAGCTTAAGAACAAGATTATGAAAAACATGTCGAAGCGTGCGGCAGAAATGCTTAACGACGACCTTGAAGCCTTGGGACCTGTACGTATATCTGAAGTTGAAACTGCACAGAAAGAAATTCTCTCTGTTGCCAGAAGACTTTCCGATTCAGGTGAAATTATGCTGGGCGGCGGAGGCGGTGAAGAGTTCTTATAA